The Sphingobium sp. BYY-5 genome contains a region encoding:
- the queC gene encoding 7-cyano-7-deazaguanine synthase QueC: MVANQGKFAVVLLSGGLDSMVAGGLAREAGYHVLALSIDYNQRHRVELNAAARVAESLNAIRHIVLPLDLTAFGGSALTADIAVPKGGVGKDIPITYVPARNTIFLSLTLGLAEVAGASDIFIGVNALDYSGYPDCRPEFIDAFQTMATLATKAGVEGHPIRIKTPLQYMSKADIAREAHRLGLDAGISWSCYDPTPDGKHCGLCDSCRLRSKGFEEAGLPDPTIYAARP, encoded by the coding sequence ATGGTTGCCAATCAAGGAAAATTCGCTGTCGTCCTGCTTTCGGGCGGACTGGATTCGATGGTCGCGGGCGGTCTGGCGCGCGAGGCCGGTTATCATGTCCTCGCTTTGTCGATCGACTATAACCAGCGTCACCGGGTCGAGCTGAACGCCGCCGCGCGCGTCGCCGAATCGCTCAACGCCATTCGGCATATCGTCCTGCCGCTCGACCTCACCGCCTTTGGCGGATCGGCCCTGACCGCCGATATCGCCGTGCCCAAGGGCGGCGTGGGCAAGGATATTCCGATCACCTATGTCCCCGCGCGCAACACCATCTTCCTGTCGCTGACGCTGGGTCTCGCCGAAGTGGCGGGGGCGAGCGACATCTTCATCGGCGTCAACGCGCTCGATTATTCGGGCTATCCCGATTGCCGGCCCGAATTCATCGACGCCTTCCAGACGATGGCCACGCTCGCCACCAAGGCGGGGGTCGAGGGTCATCCGATCCGCATCAAAACGCCGCTGCAATATATGAGCAAGGCCGACATTGCGCGCGAAGCCCATCGGTTGGGGCTGGATGCCGGGATTAGCTGGTCCTGCTATGATCCGACGCCCGACGGCAAGCATTGCGGCCTGTGCGACAGTTGCCGCCTGCGGTCCAAGGGGTTCGAGGAAGCGGGCCTGCCCGATCCCACCATCTATGCCGCGCGGCCCTGA
- the queE gene encoding 7-carboxy-7-deazaguanine synthase, whose translation MTYAVKEMFLTLQGEGVQAGRRAVFLRFAGCNLWSGREQDRASAICQFCDTDFVGTDGLGGGKFADADALADAALAFWGEDGAGRYIVLTGGEPMLQIDDALVDALHARGFTIAIESNGTLPAHPGIDWVCISPKAGSDVVQRSGNELKLVWPQPGGGHSLADVDAMSGWAFDHHLVQPLDDAHAVDNARAAIALVMERPQWRLTLQAHKYLGLR comes from the coding sequence ATGACTTATGCGGTCAAGGAAATGTTCCTGACCCTGCAGGGGGAAGGGGTGCAGGCGGGGCGTCGCGCCGTGTTCCTGCGCTTTGCCGGCTGCAATCTGTGGAGCGGGCGCGAGCAGGACCGGGCGAGCGCCATCTGCCAGTTCTGCGACACTGACTTCGTCGGAACGGACGGGCTTGGCGGCGGCAAGTTCGCCGATGCCGACGCGCTGGCCGACGCGGCGCTCGCCTTCTGGGGCGAGGACGGCGCGGGGCGCTATATCGTGCTGACCGGTGGCGAGCCGATGCTTCAGATCGACGATGCGCTGGTCGACGCGCTCCACGCGCGCGGCTTCACCATCGCGATCGAGAGCAATGGGACGCTGCCCGCCCATCCCGGCATCGACTGGGTCTGCATCAGCCCCAAGGCGGGCAGCGACGTGGTGCAGCGTTCGGGCAACGAACTGAAGCTGGTCTGGCCGCAGCCGGGCGGCGGGCACAGCCTGGCCGATGTCGACGCCATGTCCGGCTGGGCCTTCGACCATCATCTGGTCCAGCCGTTGGACGATGCCCATGCCGTCGACAATGCCCGCGCCGCGATCGCGCTGGTCATGGAGCGTCCGCAATGGCGCCTGACGCTGCAGGCGCATAAATATCTGGGATTGCGCTAG
- the lipB gene encoding lipoyl(octanoyl) transferase LipB, with protein sequence MSTPPAESLSFPAAVEWRVEDALVDYPPALAEMEARAAAIFAGEAQERVWLLEHPPLYTAGTSATPAELLDPRFPVHDAGRGGRYTYHGPGQRIGYLNIDLRERGKDVRNFVHHLEGWMIAALGDLGVPARRAEGRIGIWTDDPQGREAKIGALGIRVRRWVTLHGFSINVDPDLSHFGGIVPCGISEFPVTSIAALGGNASMHALDTALKAHFPAFLSRLSRCGAGLEQCRSDG encoded by the coding sequence ATGTCTACGCCCCCTGCTGAATCCCTGTCCTTTCCCGCTGCCGTCGAATGGCGCGTCGAGGATGCGCTGGTCGACTATCCGCCTGCGCTGGCCGAGATGGAGGCGCGCGCCGCCGCCATCTTCGCGGGCGAGGCGCAGGAACGGGTCTGGCTGCTGGAGCATCCGCCGCTCTACACCGCCGGGACCAGCGCGACCCCCGCCGAACTGCTTGACCCGCGCTTTCCCGTCCATGATGCCGGACGCGGTGGCCGTTATACCTATCATGGGCCGGGGCAGCGGATCGGCTATCTCAACATCGACTTGCGCGAACGGGGCAAGGATGTCCGCAACTTCGTCCATCATCTGGAAGGCTGGATGATCGCGGCGCTGGGCGACCTTGGCGTCCCGGCCCGGCGCGCGGAAGGCCGGATCGGCATCTGGACCGACGATCCCCAAGGGCGCGAGGCGAAGATCGGCGCGCTCGGCATCCGGGTGCGGCGTTGGGTGACGCTCCACGGCTTTTCGATCAATGTCGATCCCGACCTGTCCCATTTTGGCGGCATCGTGCCGTGCGGGATCAGCGAATTTCCCGTGACCAGCATCGCCGCATTGGGCGGAAATGCGTCGATGCACGCGCTCGACACGGCATTGAAGGCGCACTTTCCCGCCTTCCTCAGCCGCTTGTCCCGCTGCGGCGCGGGGCTTGAGCAATGCAGGTCTGACGGCTAG